A genomic window from Tolypothrix sp. PCC 7910 includes:
- a CDS encoding carotenoid oxygenase family protein, with amino-acid sequence MQSSKISENAILEKSYNREDWQGGYQSLKQEFDYWIDDIEGAIPPQLQGTLFRNGPGLLDVNGQQIHHPFDGDGMISRISFVNGRAHFRNRFIRTEGYLEEQKAGKILYRGVFGTQKPGSWLANLFDFKIKNIANTNVIYWGGKLLALWEAAEPHHLDPNTLETLGREYFNGVLSTGEAFSAHPRLDPSCNQDNGAPCLVNFSIQPGLSTKITIFELNPAGEMIRKHAHSVPGFCFIHDFVITPNYCILFQNPVTFNPLPFAFGIRSAGECIKFQPNQPTRIVVIPRNPETAKTGVKILETQSGFVFHHINAFEVGDEIVIDSICYDSLPEVEPESDFRQVNFEAIAPGQLWRFALQLQNGTVQRQLIESRCCEFPTIHPDNVGHQYRYLYIGAAHAETGNAPLQAILKIDLDSGERQLWSAAPRGFTGEPIFVPRPNSQTEDDGWLLALVYDAAHHRSDVVILDARDLHKGAIARLHLKHHIPYGLHGSFTPEVFVQG; translated from the coding sequence ATGCAGAGTTCAAAAATTTCAGAAAACGCAATTTTAGAAAAATCCTACAATCGCGAAGATTGGCAGGGGGGATATCAATCTTTAAAGCAAGAATTTGATTATTGGATTGATGATATTGAAGGAGCAATTCCTCCACAACTACAAGGTACGCTATTTAGAAACGGCCCTGGCTTACTCGATGTCAACGGGCAACAGATTCATCATCCCTTTGATGGTGATGGCATGATTAGCCGTATTAGCTTTGTTAATGGTCGTGCCCATTTTCGCAATCGCTTTATCCGCACTGAAGGCTACTTAGAAGAACAAAAAGCGGGAAAAATTCTGTATCGCGGTGTATTTGGTACGCAAAAACCAGGCAGTTGGCTAGCTAATCTCTTTGATTTCAAAATCAAAAATATTGCTAACACCAACGTCATCTACTGGGGTGGGAAACTTTTGGCGCTGTGGGAAGCTGCTGAACCTCACCACCTCGACCCTAACACCTTGGAAACCTTGGGAAGGGAATATTTCAATGGTGTATTATCAACAGGTGAAGCTTTTAGCGCTCATCCCCGCCTTGACCCCAGCTGCAACCAAGATAATGGCGCGCCTTGTTTGGTCAACTTTTCAATTCAGCCGGGACTATCCACCAAAATTACGATTTTTGAGCTAAACCCAGCAGGGGAAATGATCAGAAAACACGCTCATAGTGTGCCTGGTTTCTGCTTCATTCACGATTTTGTGATTACGCCTAATTACTGCATCTTGTTCCAAAATCCTGTTACTTTCAATCCCCTACCTTTCGCTTTCGGAATACGTTCGGCTGGGGAATGTATCAAGTTTCAGCCAAATCAGCCAACTCGGATCGTCGTTATTCCCCGCAACCCCGAAACTGCGAAAACAGGTGTAAAAATTCTGGAAACTCAATCAGGTTTCGTCTTCCATCACATCAATGCTTTTGAGGTGGGGGATGAAATTGTGATTGACTCGATTTGCTACGATTCCTTACCAGAAGTCGAACCCGAAAGCGATTTCCGCCAAGTTAATTTTGAGGCGATCGCACCGGGACAACTCTGGCGGTTTGCACTACAACTGCAAAATGGCACAGTCCAAAGACAATTAATAGAAAGCCGTTGCTGTGAGTTTCCTACTATTCATCCAGATAACGTAGGTCACCAATATCGTTATCTATATATAGGTGCAGCTCATGCAGAAACAGGTAATGCGCCTTTACAAGCAATTTTGAAAATTGATTTAGATTCTGGTGAAAGACAACTGTGGAGTGCAGCACCGCGCGGTTTTACGGGCGAACCAATTTTTGTCCCCCGTCCCAATTCTCAAACAGAAGATGACGGCTGGCTATTGGCTTTAGTTTATGATGCGGCTCATCATCGCTCAGATGTGGTGATTTTGGATGCACGCGATTTGCATAAAGGTGCGATCGCGCGTTTACATCTCAAGCATCATATACCCTACGGTTTGCACGGCAGTTTTACGCCTGAGGTGTTTGTACAAGGCTAA